In the genome of Phacochoerus africanus isolate WHEZ1 chromosome 5, ROS_Pafr_v1, whole genome shotgun sequence, the window CACACTTAAGACAGAAGGTGGGggagagtaggagttcccactgtggctcagtgtgttaggaacccaactagtatccatgaggactctgatgctagtcaggtttgatctctggcctcactctgggttaaggatcgggtgtggctgttgctgtggcgtaggctggcagctgcagctctaatttgaccgttagcctgggaacttccgtatgccacaggtgcagccctaaaaaagcacacacacacacacacacacacacacaaaaaaaaaaaaaatgggagagaggAGGGCAAGGATAGGCTCTGAACTCTGTTATGGATCCCTCATCCCCATTTCTGGGGAGTGAGCACAAGTATCCTGGGACAGACTTGGCCTTGGATCCATGTCCCACGGTGCAGAGCGTGGTGACTCTGGCAGCTTCCTTCATGTCTGAGCCTTGCCTGTCTTCTTGCTAAAATCAGggtaatggggagttcctgttgtggcgcaggggaaacgaatctgactagaaaccttgaggttgcaggttcaatccctggcctcgctcagtagggtaaagatccagcattgccgtgagctatgatgtaggtcgcagacatggctcagatctggtgttgctgtggctgtggcataggccggcggctacagctctgattagactcctagcccgggaacctccacatgctgcaggtgcggccctgacaagatgacaaaataaaataaaataaaaccagggtAATGGCAATACTGATTAGCTTGTTAGGGGCCTGAGAGAGTGTCTGAGGCTCTAACTTGGGGCTCCCCACTTGGGAACACCCACATTAGTATCCTCCTTGCAGCACAGGCTGGTGACGGGGTTCCAGTCGACCCCTTTCACAGAAGGCCAGGCAGTGAGGGGACTTGGGAACAGGAAGCCCAGGACTAGTGTCCAGGATGGGGcctggatccctggtcttgggaGGGGGCAAGGGGCCTGGCTCTGCTGACTCTCTGGGCTGGTGCCCACCCTGCGTTCTCGTGGCCCCGCAGGTGCTTCTCTAGCATAGGGCGCAATGGAGGGATGCAGGTGGTATCCCTGGGACCCAGCTGTCTCCAGCGGGGCCGGGGCATTGTCCTGCATGAGCTCATGCACGTGCTGGGCTTCTGGCATGAGCATTCAAGGGCCGACCGGGACCGCTACATCCGCGTGAACTGGAACGAGATCCTCCCAGGTGAGTCAGGTTGTGCACAGCCAGGCTGGATggtgagtggggagggagggggggaggtggTCCTGGGTGGAGAGAGTGGCAGGCACAGGCCAGGACCTGAGGAGTTGCCTGGCTATTTGGAGCAGTTGTCCCTCTTTTCTACCTGCCTGACTCTGTGAAGGTGGGGTTCCTGCTTCTTTCAAGGAGAGAAGTCTGGGTGCTGCCGCACTGGGCTCTGAGCCTTCGTTGCCCCCTCAGTCATCCTGAGCTAAGCATCCATTTGTGCTATGTCTCATTTCTCATCCCTGAACCTGGCAGTTACCTGGGAGAGAGTCGGTGGTCTTAGGACTCTTGCTCACTGTGTACTCAACCAGCAGTCTCTGGATGCACTATGCAGGGTTGGGGCAGGGGCTATGTTCCAGCTGGGGGGCACTGAACCAAGACAGAAGCCCTGGGGGTAGTGGGCTTCATGTGCCAAGTGCTGAATGCaagaggcagagggcagagctgtAGGGGCTCAGCGTCTGTGAGATGGATGCTGAGGGGGAACCTGGGATGTAAAGAACAGGGAGACCATGTCCTAAAAGGTGGCGGTGGGAAAGCAGTCTGGTCTGGGCCACTGCTTTGGATGCCGGGGAGCAGCAGGTGCGTGCTGGGGTTCTGACTCCAGCAATGGTGGGACCCTGCCCTTCAGAGGAGGGGGAGAGCCTCATGTAGAAGGTGAGAGGAGTTGAGACAATTGCTACAGGAGGAAGGGAAGTAGAGGAGGTAAATGATTTTTGGTTTGAGGGTACAGatgaggaggagctgggaggatTGCTGTGAGCACAGGGCTTTGGGTGTGAGCGCCTTTGCAACTGCTGTGGGGTTAGCCAGGTGACATGGTCAGGGGAGGGTGTCTGAGGTAGAGACTAGCATGCATGGATGCCCTCCACCCCAAGAATGGGATGGGAAGATGGGAGCACCTTTCAatgggatgggggatggggaatGGACATTGAGTTCAGGAATTCGTCTAGGGAAATGGGAGGGGGGTGCGATGACGATGACACCATGCCTTGAAAATAGACTGTAATCCTTTTAAGTGTTCATGAAATACTTATGAAAACTTCTGATAGCCATAAAAACTTCAAATTTGAAAAAGTAGAATTTGAAAACGTAGAAGTAATACAAGTTTGATCATGATGTAAAAGGcaggaacaaaatgaaacaaactcttTCCACTtggaaattaaagtttaaaaaataaacacttttcttTTAGCTATGGAATTAAATTGCAGGGGTTGtttaaaaagcatgaaagcaCATTAGAACCAAAGGTTCACAGCTAAAGCCATGCTCAGGGAGAATGTGTAGCCTTAAATACCTGtatcaataaaaagaacaaatcaagCATTTCAAtccaagttaagaaaaaaatgaaagcaggatGGAATTAATGAAAAGTAAAGGCAGGAATTAATGAAAAGTAAAGGCAGAAATTAATGAGTTAGAGAACAAACAGCACTAATAGGTTAAACACCAGCTACCCTAATGGAAAAAATTGcttaagaatggaaaaagatgagAATACATTTGTATTTAGTTAACATGTGCAGAACAGATTGCTGAAACATACAAACTAATAACAGTAATTAACtgtaggggtggggaggtgggcatTCAGAAGGGAGATGGAGTGGGAGATTTACATAATATCTTAAcatttttcgattttttttttttttttgccaccctgtggcatgtgaaagttcctgtgccagggatcaaatctgagcctcagctgtgacccacgctgcagccactggcaacactggatccttaacccactgcaccagggattgaacccatacccttGCAGTacctgaaccactgcagagacaatgcccaTGCCACTGAGGCATAGTTGGAactccattttttgattttttgaatcAGATAAGCTGCCTATTCAAAGTTATGTTAATATCATAActtaaaggtttttaaaaggaagaaataagcatGCTCTATTGGACAGGTACGTCAGGCAGGTGATGGATATAAAGGTATTGTACCATTTTAGTGGTGAAGAGGCTGCTGGTGACCATGCGTGGGTGTGGAGGTGGCTGGATGGAGGGTGCAGCAGTTCTTTCTGAGGCTCACTGTGCCGGGTAGGAGAGAAATCGAGGGAGGAAACATTCTTCCTCCCAGGCCTAGGGCACCCAAGCGACAGGGAGAGCAGGTGTTCTGGCCAATGGGGAAGGGCTGGGCTGCACATCTGGGCGGGGCGGATGCTacagggtggaggcagggagaggggttTGCTGCTGGGAGTGAGAGATGGCCACTGCCGCTGCCTCACAAGGCTTTAAAGCTAGGTTAGGGAGTAGGTACTTTACCTCTCCAGTAGGGGGCGGCCAAGACTCTGTGCAGCTGCGATTTCATGGACGCTGTAGGTCATGAGAGAGGTAGTCTCACACAAGGTGAGcttggaaggaggagaaagagatggagagaagccTTAGGAGGCCATGGCGGGCCAGCCATCAAGTCCCTATGTTTGTACGTCAGCTGGTGCAAGTCTGGAACCTTCCCAGGGTACCAAGGAGATGGGGATCAAGGATCAGTCCTGGGGGGTAGGGATGTGTGCATTTGGCTGTAGTTTGGACCCTTCAGCTCAGGTAGGTTATACATTTCCAGAAACCTCCTATCATTTCCCTTTCTTTGCCCGCCCCTGCCCTCTTACCCCCGCCctcttcctgcccaccccccacccccaccccgagcctccccccagcccccgccatctttccacccctccccccgcccttcCCCCCATTGCCAAGTATTTTTTCAGGCTTTGAAATCAACTTCATCAAATCTCGGAGCAGCAACATGCTGGTGCCCTATGACTACTCGTCAGTGATGCACTATGGGAGGTGAGAACCCCTTTTCCTCCCGTCCCTCTGTGCTGCcctgccagcccctgccctgATCTGGACTCAGGCCCCTGCCTGCTGGTTTCAGGCTTGCCTTCAGCCGGCGTGGGCTGCCCACCATCACGCCCCTCTGGGCCCCCAGTGTCCACAttggccagcgatggaacctgaGCACCTCAGACATTGCACGGGTCCTCAGGTTGTATGACTGCAGCCAGAGTGGCCATGACCCCCCCAAGAAAGGtgagtgatgggggggggggcagcgtgATCTGAGGAGCTGGAAGGGAGCTCCTGTGTTGAGGTGGCGACCACGAGGGTGGAGTGCTGGGAGGTGAGTGGGTGAGATCACTAGGGGCTCACCAcagagatgcagcaaaagcattgGAAAACCCAACACTCACTATGATCATAAAAACTGTTGGCAATTAGGAACAGAGCCCACTTTCTTAACCTTAATGTGAGTATCTGCCAAAAACCCAGAGAAACAAACCACTTCTACTGTCAAAACATTGAAGTCGAGACCAGGACAAGTTTTTCCACCATTGTCCCATTTATTCAACAACGTAGAGAAAGTCTTAGCCATTGtgggatagaaagaaaaaatcaagtCTGAGGATTGGAAAGGAAGCAAAAACATTCATTATTCATAGATGATAATTATCTACAttgaaagtaataaaatctataaacaaaTTGCTAGaactaaagaattttttaaaggtaaaatataatcaatatataaaaatcagttgtaaGAGTTCTCTTGTAGCGCATTGGTGTTGTTACACCGCAgcggcttggattgctgctgtggtgcaggttcgatccctgcccttggaacttgctgtggttgtagcaaaaaaaaaaaaaaaaaattgtatttctgtatatccGTAGTGAAACATAATTCTTAAAAAAGATACCATTATAATAGTGAAGATAAAATGTCCTAAGGAATAAATCGGACAAGatatataaaattctagttttttattaaaaatcattaaggaaTACTTAAGTAAATACATAGAGATGTAGCATATTAAAAGGAAGACGTCTCATATTAAAAGGAAGACaatgtaaaaatgtaattctCTGATTTACAGACTCAGTAAATTCCCATTGAAAATCCCagtaagggaattcccatcgtggctcagtggttaacaaatccgactagcatccatgaggatatgggttcaatccctggcctcactcagcatgttaagacctggcattgccctgagtggtgtaggtcgcagacgtggctcagatcctgtgttgatgtgggcATGGCGTaagccattggctacagctcagatttgacccctagcccgggaacttccataggctgtgtgttcagccctagaaagaccaaaaaaaaaaaaaaaaaaaaaaaaaagaaaaacaacaaaaaaagaaaatcccagtaAGTTTGAAGATCTTGACAAGATGATCCTaaaatctatattaaaaacacaaaaggctAATTATAGCTGAGATACCTCAAAGTGGAGGGACTGCCCTAGCAGATGAGTAGTTAATGTAgattataaaatgtctttataggagttcccatcatggctcagcggttaatgaaaccgactagcatccatgaggatgcaggttcgatccctggccttgctcagtgggttaaggatccggacctgccaggagctgcggtgtaggttgcagacacagcttggatctggcgttgttgtggctatgttgtaggctggcagttgtagctccaatttgacccctagcatggaaacctccatatgccacgggtgtagccctaaaaagacaaaaagtctttatataaataatagcatataaatgtataactgcgtatatttacatatgtgtatatgctaTACAAGTATAGTATTGGTACAAGGGTAGAAAATTACCCATTGAAACCAAACGCTGAGTCCAGAGATGAGTCCTACTCAGGTATGGATACTGGACACTTGATAAAGGGGACTTGAACCTTAGAGAAAGAACAGACTAGCCACTAAATGACTCTAAGACTAGTTCCCTGTTAGAGACAAGCATTCCTACCTTTTCTGCCCTAGGGTTCCAGGCCCACAGCAATGGTGGAAGCCCCACTCCTGCCTCTAGACCGTACCTGCAGCAGCTTCTCAAGGCATTACTGACAGAATCCAGGAGCCCTGACGACAGTGGCTTTGGGACTAAAGGCCAGCGTGGGGTTGCTGGGCCTGAGAGAGCCCCCGTGCATGGAAGCCCCATGCCCTGAGGAATTTCGATGTAGAGGCCTCTGTAAAGCCACCTGAGGCCCCAGCTTCCTCCCTAAGGTCAAGGCCTGGAGCAGGTGTTCCTGGTATTGCCCTGGAGCAGTCCTGGCAGGCCCAGGTGCCCACTGGACCCCCAGCTCCATCTCTAGAAGGAGAAGACTAGCCATCATCCAGCTGGGCTGTTCTGGGGAATCCTGCTCTCCCAGGAGCCCATGTACCTGGTGGTTGCTTCATATGGACCCCCAGAGATCAAGCCTGTAGCTCTGTCCCCAGGGGGGGAGGGCATCCTCTACCCAGAGTAGCCGAGTTGTGTAACCCTTGGCCCCTCTGGGCAGCACCCCTGGCTGCCTGTCTGAGGCCCAGGCCTCTCCCTCTGACCCTTCCTTCCCTGTCATGTTCCCCCAAGGGCTCCTGGGGACAGAGGGGCTCTCTAGGTCTGTCAGGATGCCTGACTGCCTGTTCTCAATTTCTGCCCTAGCCCTGGGTGAGTCCGGGTGCCTTCTCCAGGGACAGAGATCcacaggggtggggagaagcatGTTCCAGTCCTGAAGGCTCTGGGGCAGCATCCCGTAGCTGAGgcccagacccccagcctggaccATGGGTACCTCCAGCTTGGCCttggtgggggtgtgtgtgtcctGCCTGGGACCCGGGGCAGCCTTCAGTCCTGATGTCTGAGTGCTGGGAGCGTGGCTCTGCAGCCAGCACCCCTCACCTGGCCCTCCATGAGGATTTCAGAGCCCAACTTCCAGCCCTGCTgcccagggagaggaagaaagagggaccCTCCAGGACTGTGCACGGGGACCTCGCCAAGAACACGAGGACCATGAAGCCAGGAATCAGGGCTGCATTTCCAGGAATCTTGTTGCTACTTGACACCCATTCTTCTCCCCAGGATTTGGCCAGTGGAGGCCTTGGGAGGTGGAGAGGGGTTGTGGGGTCACCCTGCTTGTCTTCCTGCAGCCAAGCCCCTCTCCTCTTCAGCTCCTGGCCTCCCTGACTAGGGCTATACAAGGGCAAAGAAAGTCTCTAGGGCTGCCAGGGCGTGAGCTGGGAGCCCCCAGTGTGCCTGGGGTGGAAGAGGAGCAGGAACCCGTGTCCTGTTCCTGTGGGGCCAGGTGCCTCCTGTGTCTTGGgagaaggcagaaataaaatTGGGGGCTTGCTCTAGGAGTCTGAGGCTGGGCTGACTACTTCCTACCTGAGTGCCTTTAACCCTCCTGCTTGCCGTGGATGGAAGGTTCCATGGGAGGGAACAGACTCGGGAAAGCAATTGGACATGCTTAAGTGAACGGCCATGTAGGGCTGAGGCATGTCCTCTGCCCACCTCTTTGCTGTGTCAGGGGACATAAGGGCATGCTAGTGCGACCAGGAGCTTCTGGCCTCAGATAATCTTGGGTTTCCGTCCATCTGAGttaaggattttcttttcattttcctttttttttgggggggggggctgcctggGTGACATGAAGTTCCtagtaggggtcaaattggagctgtagttgttggcttaggccacagcaacgccagatccaagccttgtctgtgacctacaccacagctcacggcaatgccagatccttaacccactgagcgaggccagggatcaaacctgcatcctcatggatacttgtcagatttgtttccactgagccacagtgggaactccctgagtcgaAAGATTTTCTAAAACTGATCAGAGGCCTGATCTGAGGAGTTAGCATCAGGGAAGGCTCATAGAGTGGGAGGATGCTGTTCCTTGTCTTGCTCCCAGACATGGGAGGTGTGGTATCAGAGTTTAGGGGAGTAGGGGCTTGGGCCATGCTTTTAGCAGGTGATAGCTCCCCTGGGGTGTGGGGTTGCAAGCAAAGACTCAGGCCCAGCCTAGGAGACAGTTCAGTACCTGTTTATCAGAAGTGAGTGTGGCTGCAGCATGATCTGTGTGTGTCTGAATAGCCGAGCCAGGCCTCTGACCCCAGGGCTGGGCTTTCTTGGTGGCCCCAAGAGGAGGTGCTGTGCCTTGTGTGTTGTGAGgtcctcccacctcccagagaCTGCCTGTCAGGAGCCTCTGTTAGGATGTGGATTTTGATCTTGGGATCTGATCACTGGAGAGCAAGGCAGGGCTGGCTGATCCTGATGGTTCATGACCTTTGTCCTGTCCTTCCCTGTAAAGCCACCTATCATTCTGGAGCCCATGACCCAGGCCTTTCCATGAGCCCCATCCTGCACCAGAGGGTCCAGCCCTGGTCCAGCCTCTGGAGCCCCAGGATGGAGGGTGTGATGTGTCTGGGGCCCTGGGGTGTCAACAAGAGCCTGGGTGGCTAGCCACCTCCTCCCAGGTCTGTGGCCTGTTTTCCAATCCCCAACCACACAGTGATGTGGGCTCACTTGTCCAACAGACGGATACTGAATTTAGGTGCCAGGCAGGTTCTGTTATAGGCACTGGGAATAGCATGGGGATCAAGGCAGGTTATCTGTCCTCACGGAGTTTATTCAGGGATGGGGAAGAGGGATGGACAGTAAGCCGGCAAATAAAGTATCTGGGATGGGCAAGTGATAGGAGAGGGGGCTTTTCTATAGGTTGTTGCCATTTCAACTGAGACCTGAATGGCAGGAGGGTGCTACCCTGGGAACACCTGGGGAAAGCgcagccagtgcaaaggtcctgaggcaggaagaaGCAAAGTCAGGCTAGTGTGAGTGgaggggtgtatgtgtgtgtctgggtgtgtggCAAGGGTGGGAAGCAGGCAGGGCCTGGTTAGCCAGGAGGGATGGTTTTATTCCCAGAGCAACAGGAAAGAGCTGCTGGAGGGTTCTAATGAGAGAAGTGTGACAAGATgtggcttaaattttttttttctttttagggccgcacttacggcatatggaagttcccaggctaaggtttgaatcaaagctgcagctgccagcctacaccacagccacagcatcacaggattggagccatgtctgtgacctacaccagagctcacagcaacgtcagacccttaacctgctgagagaggccagggatcgaaccttcatcctcatggatactagtcaggctcattaccactgagccacaatgggagctcctggtttaaaatttaaaaagtgattctGGATGCTCCCTGGAAAACAAATCGGAATTGGGAAGAACAAATGGGAGCCACTGCAGCTGTGCAAGTGAGAGTGATGGGGGCTGTGGAAAGGGGCAGAAGTGGGGGCTTTAGGAGAATATTTTGGAGGTTGATTCACCACACTCACGATGAAAGGTAGGGGGTGAGGCCATCACAGTATCAAGAATTGAAGGGAGAGATGGGGTTCAGTGGAAATGGGAGTGTCAGGTCTAAGGCTGCTGCATATCAAATGGTTGGGTTGGGGAGTGGGTGGGCTGTGTGCAGGAAGGAGATGTAGTTTGGAGAGGTGCCAGCTTCCAGATGGGCACCAGGACCTGGATGAAATCagccaaggaggagttcccatcatgcctcagcaataacaaacctgactagtatccatgaagatgtgggttccatccctgaccccactcattgggttaaggatctggtgtttccacgagctgtggtgtaggttgcagatgtggcttggacctggatccaacgttgctgtggctatggtgtagcatagcagctgctgctccaattcgacccctggcctgggaacttccatatgactcaggtgtggccctaaaaagacacacacacacacaaacacacacacacaaaagaaacatAGCCAGGGAGCGTTCAGATGCAGAAGAAAAGGGATCCCAGGACTGAATCAGGCTGCATCATTCCAGGCATGATTTCTCAAGCTGAGCTTTATCAGCATTTTGTGTCTGATGAGTCTGCGTTTGGGGGGCTGAACTGGACCTTGGAAGATGTTTGGTAGCATTTTTGGCCTCTACCTGCTAAATGCCAGTAGCAGCCCCCTTTCTCCTATGGTGAGAGTCAGGTCTCTGGATGCTGCCAGAAGTCCCTGGGAAGGGGAAAAAGTCACAGGCAAGCATCACTGATCTAGGGtttgggagggggagaggaggctgaggaAGGGCGGCCTGTGAGGAGGGAGCAGAGCCTGTAGTGGGTCCCCTGGGAAGGGAGCGGTCCACTGTGTAGAATGTTGCAAAGAAATTGTGTAAGAGCGGTGCATAGAAATGAGACTAGCACTTGGTGGCATGGAGTCATGAATGACTTAACAGGAGTGGATTCAGTGGAGGGCAGGGTGCAGCTGCCCTCCTAGAAGTAAAGAGCGTGAGAGGCCAACAAGAAGGTGGCTGCTGCAGGGGGGATGGAGAGGTTCCTAAGGAG includes:
- the ASTL gene encoding LOW QUALITY PROTEIN: astacin-like metalloendopeptidase (The sequence of the model RefSeq protein was modified relative to this genomic sequence to represent the inferred CDS: inserted 1 base in 1 codon), which encodes MSMGGLWPWVLALLTLPGCILGAPSSSRCPGTCGTRFAEDLTPEGTQTSWDKDIPAINQGLIPEETPESSFLIEGDILRPSPFRLFSATNNKWPKNGGVVEVPVVLSSKYDKPSRQVILEAFAEFEHFTCIRFVDYEGQRDFISIVPMSGCFSSIGRNGGMQVVSLGPSCLQRGRGIVLHELMHVLGFWHEHSRADRDRYIRVNWNEILPGFEINFIKSRSSNMLVPYDYSSVMHYGRLAFSRRGLPTITPLWAPSVHIGQRWNLSTSDIARVLRLYDCSQSGHDPPKKGFQAHSNGGSPTPASRPYLQQLLKALLTESRSPDDSGFGTKGQRGVAGPXESPRAWKPHALRNFDVEASVKPPEAPASSLRSRPGAGVPGIALEQSWQAQVPTGPPAPSLEGED